In Populus alba chromosome 9, ASM523922v2, whole genome shotgun sequence, a genomic segment contains:
- the LOC118053791 gene encoding WUSCHEL-related homeobox 2, with protein MDSDDMDVAGSGGAPGNSRWNPTKEQISMLESFYSQGIRTPSTEMIEQITSRLKAYGHIEGKNVFYWFQNHKARQRQKQKQESMTYINNYLHKVHQPVFAPPCANVVCSPYFPQQSEVMGFCHQHPKMLLPSNFKMRPRSEARTCAFNGYEPAAPYGYHNRVTMNKGKRTLVTINHKSSSDQATLPLFPLHPTGTLEGATTICPAGSTPAENSINTPSSSEITTGIEEHSGDCKPFFDFFYGKV; from the exons ATGGATAGCGATGATATGGACGTGGCTGGTTCTGGTGGAGCTCCAGGGAATTCAAGATGGAACCCAACAAAGGAGCAGATTAGCATGCTTGAGAGCTTCTACAGCCAAGGTATACGGACCCCAAGTACTGAAATGATAGAGCAAATAACGAGCAGGCTCAAAGCTTATGGTCACATAGAAGGAAAGAATGTATTTTACTGGTTTCAAAATCACAAGGCAAGACAAAGACAGAAGCAGAAACAAGAGAGCATGACTTATATCAATAACTATCTTCACAAGGTTCATCAACCTGTGTTTGCACCTCCTTGCGCAAATG TTGTCTGCAGTCCATACTTCCCACAACAGAGCGAAGTAATGGGGTTTTGTCATCAACATCCGAAAATGCTACTCCCTAGTAATTTCAAGATGAGGCCGAGGTCTGAAGCAAGAACCTGTGCTTTTAATGGATATGAACCAGCGGCACCCTATGGGTACCACAATCGTGTCACGATGAACAAGGGTAAGAGGACCCTGGTAACCATCAACCACAAGAGCAGCAGTGATCAAGCAACGTTGCCTCTCTTTCCTTTGCACCCAACAGGAACTTTAGAAGGAGCAACGACTATCTGTCCTGCTGGTTCAACTCCTGCTGAGAATTCCATCAACACTCCTAGCTCCTCTGAGATTACTACTGGCATTGAAGAACATTCTGGTGATTGCAAAcctttctttgatttcttctaTGGAAAAGTTTGA
- the LOC118053736 gene encoding uncharacterized protein, with protein sequence MTSFSKLGIGLGLVFSCLLLAIVAELYYLIWWKKRISNREVEEDDGYSSNYAKGFFHLICWKKPSFFRSNITQDGVRDPEAPFQEPDQELGTSKDLPIKAFGEESAESEIMRLHNLCGPPRFLFTIKEETKEDLESDDGKSRGGRSRKGSRTRSLSDLMVTIDTPFLSPLASPRLKSPPVNVLDSYHHHGFNPLFESSVEAELSRLRSSPPPRFKFLRDAEAKLFRRLMEEAEKRASKNCVSVQDSSETKVSNSTMITEETEGSFLGFIVGKNKESEILHHLPQYHSSSSQVLPLASSPTTFRPLDKMPAMH encoded by the coding sequence ATGACATCTTTCAGTAAGTTAGGTATTGGTTTAGGCCTAGTCTTCAGTTGCCTTCTTTTAGCAATTGTTGCAGAGCTTTACTACTTGATATGGTGGAAGAAGAGAATCAGCAACAGAGaagttgaagaagatgatggttaTAGCAGCAACTATGCTAAGGGATTCTTTCATCTTATTTGCTGGAAAAAACCCTCCTTTTTCAGAAGTAACATTACTCAAGATGGTGTGAGAGATCCAGAAGCCCCTTTCCAAGAACCAGACCAAGAATTAGGCACAAGCAAAGATTTGCCTATAAAAGCATTTGGTGAAGAAAGTGCGGAGTCTGAGATCATGAGGCTGCACAACCTTTGTGGTCCACCTAGATTTCTCTTCACTATAAAAGAGGAAACAAAGGAGGATTTGGAGTCTGATGATGGGAAGTCCAGAGGCGGTAGGAGCAGAAAGGGGTCAAGGACAAGAAGCTTGAGTGATCTTATGGTGACTATTGACACCCCATTCCTTTCTCCATTGGCTTCTCCACGTTTAAAATCCCCTCCTGTCAATGTTTTGGATTCTTATCATCACCATGGATTCAATCCACTCTTTGAATCATCAGTGGAAGCAGAGCTTAGCCGGCTGAGATCTTCCCCACCTCCAAGATTCAAGTTCTTAAGGGATGCAGAGGCGAAACTGTTTAGAAGGTTAATGGAAGAAGCCGAGAAAAGGGCAtctaaaaattgtgtttctgtTCAAGATTCATCAGAGACTAAAGTATCTAATTCAACGATGATTACAGAAGAGACAGAAGGGTCCTTTTTAGGCTTTATTGTTGGCAAGAACAAAGAAAGTGAAATTCTACATCATCTACCACAATATCATTCAAGTTCTTCTCAGGTACTCCCATTGGCTTCTTCCCCTACAACATTCAGACCCCTGGACAAGATGCCCGCTATGCattaa